In Leptodactylus fuscus isolate aLepFus1 chromosome 2, aLepFus1.hap2, whole genome shotgun sequence, one genomic interval encodes:
- the LOC142194138 gene encoding LOW QUALITY PROTEIN: phosphatidylinositol 3,4,5-trisphosphate 5-phosphatase 2-like (The sequence of the model RefSeq protein was modified relative to this genomic sequence to represent the inferred CDS: deleted 3 bases in 2 codons), with protein sequence ALFLSCLDEFFINFSPQALKALQDMSNSAQSPPCPQSSRKAKSIPVQTFEVKLDMLDLTKIVKSQKYTLTVDVDGGKLVVMKKVKEAQEDWTPSHHDKIRQLIKSQRVPSKLGIVFEKEKDKTQRKDFIFFQRQAGEFFGGRKVLFIVKPNSLHDIRLGESCVKREAFCQLLQLMKNKHSNQDEPDMISVFIGTWNMGSVPPQKNITSWMGSKGLGKTLDEMAVTIPHDIYVFGTQENSVGDKEWVDFLRVMLKECTELDYRPVAMQSLWNIKIVVLVRLEHENRITHISTSSVKTGIANTLGNKGAVGISFMFNGTSFGFVNCHLTSGNEKTARRNQNYLDILRLLSLGDKQLNSFDISLRFTHLFWFGDLNYRLDMDVQEILNFISRKEFDPLLKVDQLNLEKEKNKIFLRFSEEEITFPPTYRYERGSRDTYVWHKHKPTGVRTNVPSWCDRILWKSYPETHIICNSYGCTDDIMTSDHSPVFASFEVGVTSQFVSKKGLLKPSEQAYIEFESIEAIVKTASRTKFFIEFYSGCLEEYKKSSENDSQSIDNVNFLKVQWSSRQLPTLRPILSEIEYLQDQHLLLTVKSMDGYESYGECVIALKSMIGSTSQQFLTYLSHRGEETGNIRGSMKVRVPAERMGTRERLYEWISIDKDETGAVKGKPPSISRLSQDYIRSTSKKPPTAEAAAPTLGKLLEDPEKGPAHVTGRPPVALPATTKEDPALARCKMEAQAEGDGLGIKNSFNNPAYYVLEGVPHQMLPPDGQAPASSAPKNKVQITVPSQRRLYQHSSRSEETSSDEDVGTLNLPPPDFPPPPLPKSAEFEMLDNPFYMTSSELHSRPSEEAEQRKVRVGVTFSDPPETKYHPKTQSRTPIPTPQSSYMADTHSAHQDDRSCSVLQMARTLSEVDYSGSKAESQSRPAHHMSGKSKMELPPRSMDFGRPLVFPPHCIRESIQEDQAEEAAYQGGRNSLQGSSVGEWLRAIGLERYEEGLIHNGWDDLEFLSDIVEEDLEEAGVLDPTHKKIILDNLQLRK encoded by the exons GCTCTCTTCCTCTCATGTCTTGATGAATTCTTCATAAATTTTTCTCCTCAGGCCCTGAAAGCATTACAGGACATGAGTAATTCGGCGCAGTCG CCCCCGTGCCCGCAGTCCTCCAGAAAGGCCAAGAGCATCCCAGTGCAGACCTTTGAG GTGAAACTGGACATGCTGGACCTCACCAAAATCGTGAAATCTCAGAAGTACACGCTGACCGTGGACGTGGATGGAGGGAAACTCGTGGTCATGAAGAAGGTGAAAGAGGCTCAGGAGGACTGG ACACCTTCGCACCACGACAAAA TCCGGCAGCTGATCAAGTCCCAGCGGGTGCCGTCTAAGCTTGGGATCGTGTTCGAGAAGGAGAAGGATAAAACGCAACGGAAAGacttcatcttcttccagcgccaGG CAGGAGAATTCTTTGGAGGTAGAAAAGTACTTTTCATAGTTAAGCCCAATTCTTTACATGATATTAGGCTAGGTGAATCATGTGTG AAACGAGAAGCCTTCTGCCAATTGCTCCAGTTAATGAAGAACAAGCACTCTAACCAAGACGAGCCCGACATGATCTCCGTCTTCATAGGGACCTGGAACATGG GAAGTGTTCCACCCCAAAAGAACATCACCTCCTGGATGGGCTCCAAAGGGTTAGGCAAGACGCTGGACGAGATGGCGGTCACCATACCTCACGATATCTACGTATTTGGGACGCAGGAGAACTCTGTGGGTGATAAGGAGTGGGTGGATTTCCTGAGGGTGATGCTGAAAGAGTGCACAGAGCTGGACTATCGGCCG GTCGCCATGCAGTCCTTGTGGAACATTAAGATTGTCGTCCTGGTTCGCCTGGAGCACGAGAACCGGATCACACACATAAGCACGTCCAGTGTGAAAACTGGCATCGCCAACACGTTAG GGAATAAAGGAGCGGTGGGCATATCCTTCATGTTCAACGGGACTTCATTTGGCTTTGTGAACTGTCATCTGACCTCAGGAAACGAGAAAACCGCAAG ACGTAACCAGAATTACCTGGACATCTTGCGCCTCCTGTCTCTGGGGGATAAGCAGCTGAACTCCTTCGACATCTCCCTCCGCTTCACGCACCTCTTCTGGTTTGGAGACCTGAACTACCGTCTGGACATGGACGTGCAG GAGATCCTGAATTTTATCAGCCGGAAGGAGTTTGATCCGTTACTGAAAGTCGATCAATTAAATCTGGAAAAGGAGAAGAACAAGATCTTCCTGCGATTCA GTGAGGAGGAGATCACGTTCCCCCCCACATACCGCTATGAGCGCGGCTCCAGGGACACGTATGTGTGGCACAAGCACAAACCCACAGGG GTCCGGactaatgtcccctcctggtgcgaTCGGATCCTGTGGAAATCCTACCCGGAGACCCACATCATCTGTAACTCCTACG GGTgcactgatgacatcatgaccagtGACCATTCTCCAGTGTTTGCATCATTCGAGGTTGGAGTGACATCGCAGTTCGTCTCTAAGAAAG GTCTCCTGAAGCCCTCGGAGCAGGCCTACATCGAGTTCGAGAGTATCGAGGCCATCGTGAAGACGGCGAGCAGGACCAAGTTCTTCATCGAGTTCTACTCCGGGTGCTTGGAAG AATACAAGAAGAGCAGCGAGAACGACAGTCAGAGCATCGACAACGTCAACTTCCTGAAAGTCCAGTGGTCATCAAGACAGCTGCCCACA CTGAGGCCCATCCTGTCTGAGATCGAGTATCTTCAGGACCAGCACTTACTACTGACGGTGAAGTCCATGGACGGATACGAGTCATACG GCGAGTGCGTCATTGCGCTGAAGTCCATGATCGGCAGCACGTCGCAGCAGTTCCTGACCTACCTGTCTCACCGGGGAGAAGAGACCGGAAACATCCGCGGCTCTATGAAGGTGCGGGTACCGGCAGAACGCATGGGAACCAGAGAGCGCCTGTACG AATGGATCAGCATCGATAAAGATGAGACCGGCGCAGTGAAAGGAAAACCGCCATCCATCTCCCGCCTCAGCCAGGACTACATTAG ATCGACCAGCAAGAAACCACCGACGGCCGAGGCAGCGGCACCGACGCTCGGGAAGTTGTTAGAAGACCCCGAGAAAGGTCCTGCGCATGTCACCGGCCGCCCGCCTGTAGCACTGCCCGCCACCACCAAGGAGGACCCGGCACTGGCACG GTGTAAGATGGAGGCGCAGGCGGAGGGTGACGGACTGGGCATAAAGAACAGCTTCAATAACCCCGCCTACTACGTCCTGGAGGGCGTCCCCCACCAGATGCTGCCCCCCGATGGCCAAGCGCCCGCTTCCTCTGCTCCCAAGAACAAGGTCCAGATCACGGTCCCGTCGCAGCGGCGTCTGTACCAGCACAGCTCCAGGAGCGAGGAGACGTCGTCCGATGAAGACGTGGGCACCCTCAATCTGCCGCCCCCCGATTTcccaccccctcctctccccaaGTCAGCGGAGTTTGAGATGCTGGACAATCCTTTCTACATGACGTCCAGCGAGCTGCACTCCAGACCGTCAGAAGAGGCGGAGCAGCGCAAAGTGCGGGTGGGCGTCACCTTCAGCGATCCCCCTGAAACCAAGTATCACCCCAAAACTCAGTCCCGAACCCCTATACCCACCCCGCAGTCCTCGTATATGGCGGACACTCACAGTGCACACCAGGATGACCGCTCCTGCTCCGTGCTGCAGATGGCACGCACCCTCAGCGAGGTGGACTATTCCGGGAGCAAGGCAGAGTCTCAGAGCCGCCCCGCCCACCATATGTCCGGAAAAAGTAAGATGGAGCTTCCCCCCCGCAGCATGGACTTCGGCCGCCCCCTCGTCTTCCCACCGCACTGTATCCGGGAGAGTATCCAGGAGGATCAGGCCGAGGAG GCTGCGTACCAGGGGGGTCGTAACTCCCTGCAGGGATCCAGTGTTGGCGAGTGGCTGCGGGCTATCGGGCTGGAGAGATACGAGGAGGGGCTGATCCACAATGGCTGGGATGATCTGGAATTCCTCAG TGACATCGTGGAGGAGGATCTGGAGGAGGCGGGGGTGCTggaccccacccacaagaagatCATACTGGACAACCTGCAGCTCAGGAAATAA